A segment of the Leptolyngbya sp. NIES-3755 genome:
TCGCGATCGTGGGTCGAAGCGGTTCCGGTAAAACCACGATCGCGAAGTTAATTCTCGGTCTGTATCTCCCCACCAACGGCAAGATTTTGATCGATGGTCACGATATTACAAGCCTTTCATTACGGTCTTTACGCGAACAAGTTGGAGTGGTCGATCAAGATACCTTTTTGTTTGGGGGAACCATTCGGGAAAACATTGCGATCGCACATCCTTCCGCCACGCTCGAAGAAATTATTACGGCTTCTGAACAAGCGGGAGCCGATTCGTTTATCAAACAAATGCCGCTGGGCTATGAAACTCAGATCGGTGAAGGAGGCGGGCTTTTATCCGGTGGACAACGACAACGACTGGCGATCGCACGCGCCCTTCTCGGTCATCCTCGCCTCCTGATTCTCGATGAAGCGACTAGCCATCTCGATGCGGAATCAGAGCGGATTATTCAGACTAACTTAGGCACGATCTCCCGAAATAGAACCACGATTATTATTGCTCATCGACTATCCACCATTCGACAAGCCGATTTGATTCTAGTTCTCGATCGAGGAGTCCTAGTCGAGAGCGGAACACACGAAGCCTTAATGACAAAACGCGGACATTACTTCTATCTCAATCAACAGCAATTTGCTCAAGCTTTTTAGGGTTTTTCTCATGCCATATTCGCCGAATTCTCACATCTCTCCGCACAATGGCGCAAATCATCATTCAAAGCCCGATCGTTCTCCAAGTCCTGTGTTAGAGCCTCAAGACACTGCTCAACCTAAACGTTCACCAACCTCTGAGGAAACTTGGTCGTATGGCACTCGTGATTTGCTCGATGCTTTGCCACAGGTTTGGACAAGAGGATTGCTGTACTTTCTGATTGTTTCTGCTGGAATTTTACTCCCTTGGTCGATGTTTGCGAAGGTTGATGAAACAGGGACAGCACGGGGACGATTAGAACCGAGAGGAAAAACGATTCGGCTTGATGCTCCGGTTTCTGGTACGGTTGCTGCGATCAAAGTGAAAGAAGGGCAAACCGTTGCCGCCGGGGCAGTCTTAGTTGAACTTGAAACCGAAATGGCTCGATCGGAACTCGAACAAGCCCAAGCCCGCCTCGAAGGATTACGCAGTCGCTATACTCAGCTTCAATTGATGCAAAATCAATCCTCAGTCAGCCTCAATACTCAACGACTTCAGAATCAAGCTCAAACCGCCGCACAGTCCGCCCAAGTCAATCAAACAAAGCAGCAATTAAAACTCAGTGAGGCAACGACTGTACTGGTTCAAGAACTGATGACCAAAGATCGACAGAGAGTCGATCGCTTTACTCAATTACGCGATCAAGGCATCATTCCTGGCATTCAAGTAGAGGATGCAGAACGAAATCTGATTGAAAGTCAGCAACGGTTAGCGAAAGCACAATCTGAGATTGAACAAGGACAATCTGAGCTATCCAAACAACAGAGCGGTCAGCAAAAACTTCAACGCGAAGGAGAGTTAATGCTGATCGAAAGTGAACGACGGCAGCGAGAGTTAGATGCTCAGATGCTAGAGACTCAGACGAACATTGATCAAACACTCAAGCAGATTGAATTACTTCAGTTTCAATTGCAACAACGAGTGATTCGCGCCCCGATCGCAGGAACAATCTTTCAACTCCCAGTGAAGAGTGCAGGTGCAGTTTTGCCCACAGGCGGAATGGTAGCTCAGATTGCACCTCAAAATACGAATGTGGTGTTAAAAGCTCAAATTCCTAGCGAAAATAGTGGCTTTTTGCGGGTGGGCTTGCCTGTGAAAGTGAAATTTGATGCTTATCCGTTTCAGGATTATGGTGTAGTGTCAGGTCATGTTCGCTGGATTTCTCCAGATTCTAAGGTCAAAGAAACACCACAAGGTTCGTATGAAGTGTTTGATTTAGACATTGTGCTCGATCAACCTTACATTGAAAGCGGCAAGAAGCGAATTTCGCTAGCCCCTGGACAAACCGCGATCGCAGAAGTGATCGTGCGGCAACGTCGCGTGATTGACTTTGTACTTGATCCCTTTAAGAAGCTACAGTCTGGCTTAAAATTGTAAGCTAAAAAAAGCGATTCCTGTGTCAACGTGCTGTACTACGAGGCAACAGGAATCGCTCAAAGAATCGCTTGAGAACTAGGGAAGACTCAAGAAAGCTGAGATTGTACGACTTCCCTAGAGGAAGTAAAAACCGTTTGATCTGGATCAAGCTGAACTGCAAGCCGAGCTTGTTCTAGTTGTTGCTTCAACCAGTCTGCAAATAGATCAGCCAAGATCTGCATTCGGAGTGTTTCATCTAACTCTGGCTGCACAATTTCCTCAACCTTGATTAAATGCGCTCCTCGCGGTGTGATGATCGGTCTCAATAGTTGTGGAGGCGTGGAGGCAAACACCGCAGCAGAAATTTCTGGTCTCAACTCCGATCGAGAAATTTTTCCACGATAGCCCCCCATCCGACGCTGTTCGATGTCTTCACTATACTGTTGTGCGACTTCATGAAACTGCATTTCACCTTCTTGCAGCGCGTAGTAAACCTCGATCGCTAAATCCTCGTCCTCGAATACGACTTCATACAACACCGCAGCCGTATAATCTAGCTGATGCGCCACGAAAAAAGATTCAACGCGATCGCTCAATAAATGTTCCGCTAACTTCGCGGATAGTACATTGTTGTGAGCGATCGCCTCGAATTCATCCACCGACAAACAATGCTTTGCTAACCAACTCCAGGTGGATTCGGGTGTCAGGAGATTGTTTGCAATCCGAACGGTGTCCGCTGCTTGTTGTAGCTCTGTCACTTCGACGTTAATTCCATCTGCTGCTGCCACTTCTGTGATAATTTTTCGAGTTGCGATCGCTTCTGCGATCGTGGGAACTTGGCAGGATATTTTGATGTATTGAATGATTTCTGGAAGAGAAATCGCAATTACTCTGGTCATGATTTTCCTGGGAACATCCTAGAGTCTTCAACAACGATGAACGAAGAGAGCGAATATTGTCTCCCTTCGTTTTCTCTTTCTTCAATTGGATCACCTATTGATGGCTTTGTTTCTGATGTAATTCCTGCATCCAAGCTTGGAATAGCACATCTAGTAGCTGTGTCCGCATCGATTCATTTAGCTCGACTGGATACCATTTTTCAATTTTGAGAATGTGATAGCCCAATTTAGAATGAACTGGACCCACAATCTCGCCTTCGTGAGCAGAGCGAATTGCCTCTACAATCTCTGGTGTCAGTTCAGCAAACAATCGCACTCCGACAAATCCGCCGTTCATCTGCGACTGTTTTCCTTTTGAGTACTCTAGTGCCAGCGCACAGAACGAAGCTTTTTCATCGCGCAACTGACGAACGAGTGTTAATGCAGTCGCAAGATCGACGACTAGAATTTGAGACAAAGCAACACGACGATGACGTTCTCGATCGCCAAAATAGTTACTATCAATCATTGCCCCAAATAAATGCTCTTTGAGCTTGTCGGTCAACAACTGAACTTTGATACCTTCAGACCAAGCTTCTACAGTGATTCGTTGTTGATCGAGCCAATCGATCGTTGCAGTCGGACTGAGTAACTGATGCTTCGTCCGAAAATCATCTCCCGCTGCTTGCCACTCGTCATCAGAAACCGTGATCCCTAACTGTTTGCAAATCGATAGCACGGTTGCATCTTGTTCTGATGCGATCGCAATTTCAGCAAAGCGACACGATCGACGAAGATATGCCAAAATCTGCTCGTCAGTGGCAAATTCGATTTCAGGAAGCGTAAATCCTAGTGAAGTCTCTTCTACTGGAGCTTCTACAGTTGTTTTCAAATTTTCTTTCATAGCTACCAGATTGATGATGAACAGGTTTGTTTTACCGGGTGATCAGTTGGTCTAGTGGAATATCTTGAATGTTGATGCGACTTCGATGGAGATCGCCGTACAGATTGAGATAGTTCAGTTCTTCTGGGGTGAGCTTACCTTTTGACATTGCCTCGATCGCGCTATCAACATGCTCACGAGTTTGCCATCCAGCAAGTGCCACATCGACTGCATTCTGACTCAAAGCATAGCGGTACAAATCGGGAACTGAAGGAGTCCAACAGTGTTTTGGTAAGCCTGGAGGGGGCTGATCTAACGCATTGAACATTCCCGCTGATTTAAACGTCACCACACCCGGTCGAGTTGGATCGTCTGCTTTTAAGTGCGGGAACACTTTCTTTTGAGCGGTTCGATGAGCAACATTGTGCCGCACCATCACCACGTCGAGCAAAGAACTATCGAGGTACTGCTGTGCTAAATCGTGATCGTGAAATGATGCACCAATGTATCGGACTGCGCCCATCTTTTTCAGGCGTTCTGAAACTCCGAACATTCGCTCGATCGTCCGTTGACAGACCGTATTTGGACCTCGGATATCCGGAGACGCATTGATGCACTTTTCAAACGCGGGTGCATTGTGTTGATCAATCCAACCCCAAAACAAGACATCAATGTAATCAATTCCCAGATCGACAAATTGATCAAATAAGTTCGAGAAGACAGCATCTGGGGTCCGAATAATGTAGGTCACAGTGGCTAAAACAACCTTGTCTCGGACGGATGAACGCCGCCCACAAAGTTGTCTGAGTGCAGGAGCCATCGAACTATACAAATACTGGTGAAGATCACTGGAATAGAAAAAATAGTTGATTCCGCGATCGAAGGCATAGAGTGTATCTTCGCTCGAAATATGACCCCCGCCGCCTAACCCCAAACAACTCACTGTTAGATCTGTTCGTCCTAACTTTCGATAAAAAGACAGATCAGAGTTCGGAAAGCGAGAGTTCATCACAGCCAGTTCATCATATTGCTCCAGAGATGGCTCTGAACGTGGAGCGGTTAGATTCGTAAGTTTCATAGCGCTAACGGGGTGTAAATGTCTGCTGAATCACGATTGAGGTAAGGGTGCTGCAAATCGACCTGAAGCAGCGAAAAATGACGCACGATCGCATCGAGTCGTCCTTCTGGAGACGCATCTCCCCGATGCCAAGCTTCGAGCAGTCCATTTGCCACAATCTGACATCGATTCATTCCAAAACTTTCTTGCTCGGCAAATTTGCAGTCTGGTTCTTCTGCAAGTCCCAATCCAGGTGCAAGCTGCTTAGTAAACAAGGGAATTGCTTCTCCAAAGTGCGCTTGGTGTTCAAGATAGATATCACGCAGAATCGGTTGAATTTCACTGTATCTCGCTTGATCAAAGTACAATACCGCTGCATCGTAGCGA
Coding sequences within it:
- a CDS encoding secretion protein HlyD family protein (similar to AA sequence:cyanobase_aa:Npun_F3521); protein product: MPYSPNSHISPHNGANHHSKPDRSPSPVLEPQDTAQPKRSPTSEETWSYGTRDLLDALPQVWTRGLLYFLIVSAGILLPWSMFAKVDETGTARGRLEPRGKTIRLDAPVSGTVAAIKVKEGQTVAAGAVLVELETEMARSELEQAQARLEGLRSRYTQLQLMQNQSSVSLNTQRLQNQAQTAAQSAQVNQTKQQLKLSEATTVLVQELMTKDRQRVDRFTQLRDQGIIPGIQVEDAERNLIESQQRLAKAQSEIEQGQSELSKQQSGQQKLQREGELMLIESERRQRELDAQMLETQTNIDQTLKQIELLQFQLQQRVIRAPIAGTIFQLPVKSAGAVLPTGGMVAQIAPQNTNVVLKAQIPSENSGFLRVGLPVKVKFDAYPFQDYGVVSGHVRWISPDSKVKETPQGSYEVFDLDIVLDQPYIESGKKRISLAPGQTAIAEVIVRQRRVIDFVLDPFKKLQSGLKL
- a CDS encoding hypothetical protein (similar to AA sequence:cyanobase_aa:Aazo_0730), with product MTRVIAISLPEIIQYIKISCQVPTIAEAIATRKIITEVAAADGINVEVTELQQAADTVRIANNLLTPESTWSWLAKHCLSVDEFEAIAHNNVLSAKLAEHLLSDRVESFFVAHQLDYTAAVLYEVVFEDEDLAIEVYYALQEGEMQFHEVAQQYSEDIEQRRMGGYRGKISRSELRPEISAAVFASTPPQLLRPIITPRGAHLIKVEEIVQPELDETLRMQILADLFADWLKQQLEQARLAVQLDPDQTVFTSSREVVQSQLS
- a CDS encoding PpiC-type peptidyl-prolyl cis-trans isomerase (similar to AA sequence:cyanobase_aa:Npun_R3388), encoding MKENLKTTVEAPVEETSLGFTLPEIEFATDEQILAYLRRSCRFAEIAIASEQDATVLSICKQLGITVSDDEWQAAGDDFRTKHQLLSPTATIDWLDQQRITVEAWSEGIKVQLLTDKLKEHLFGAMIDSNYFGDRERHRRVALSQILVVDLATALTLVRQLRDEKASFCALALEYSKGKQSQMNGGFVGVRLFAELTPEIVEAIRSAHEGEIVGPVHSKLGYHILKIEKWYPVELNESMRTQLLDVLFQAWMQELHQKQSHQ
- a CDS encoding aldo/keto reductase family oxidoreductase (similar to AA sequence:cyanobase_aa:Npun_R3389); translation: MKLTNLTAPRSEPSLEQYDELAVMNSRFPNSDLSFYRKLGRTDLTVSCLGLGGGGHISSEDTLYAFDRGINYFFYSSDLHQYLYSSMAPALRQLCGRRSSVRDKVVLATVTYIIRTPDAVFSNLFDQFVDLGIDYIDVLFWGWIDQHNAPAFEKCINASPDIRGPNTVCQRTIERMFGVSERLKKMGAVRYIGASFHDHDLAQQYLDSSLLDVVMVRHNVAHRTAQKKVFPHLKADDPTRPGVVTFKSAGMFNALDQPPPGLPKHCWTPSVPDLYRYALSQNAVDVALAGWQTREHVDSAIEAMSKGKLTPEELNYLNLYGDLHRSRINIQDIPLDQLITR